A stretch of Lathyrus oleraceus cultivar Zhongwan6 chromosome 6, CAAS_Psat_ZW6_1.0, whole genome shotgun sequence DNA encodes these proteins:
- the LOC127091978 gene encoding uncharacterized protein LOC127091978 has product MDQPTPTTRPVGGTEYGWCKAVPGGTGSTVLSLLLSKPPQIPHLQNALHKLQISHPILRSKIHLDTTTNTFHFVTPPTPRVQIEPFDLQSTSQILQTQTNDHDLIDPFHALLEHEMNRDTWRDPEDGDADVMYASTYAISDKRFALFLRLHTSACDRAAAVALLKELLRLVAGRGGGDGGDVKDDKVNLAIEDLIPEGKMNKPFWARGFDVLGYSLNAFRFSNLSFVNADSPRSSRMVRLQLNADETKNLIDGCKSRGIKLCAALAAAGMIAAWKSKRFSDYESEKYAVVTLIDCRPLLDPVLSSSHCGFYHSAILNTHDVCGETLWELAKRSYTSFENAVNNNKHFTDMSDLNFLMCKAIDNPGLTPSSSLRTALVSVFDDLVIDDSTEMHEELGLEDYLGCASAHGVGPSIAIFDAIRNGKLDCACIYPSPLHSREQIQGFVDHMKRILVGGCKK; this is encoded by the exons ATGGATCAACCAACGCCCACTACCAGACCCGTCGGCGGCACCGAATACGGCTGGTGCAAAGCCGTTCCCGGAGGCACCGGCTCCACCGTTCTCAGCCTCCTTCTCTCTAAACCTCCACAAATCCCCCACCTCCAAAATGCCCTCCACAAACTCCAAATTTCCCACCCAATCCTCCGTTCAAAGATCCACCTCGACACAACCACCAACACTTTCCACTTCGTAACTCCCCCAACTCCCCGCGTCCAAATCGAACCCTTCGATCTCCAATCAACCTCCCAAATCCTCCAAACGCAGACCAACGATCACGATCTCATCGACCCCTTCCACGCGCTACTCGAACACGAGATGAACCGCGACACGTGGCGAGATCCTGAAGACGGGGACGCCGACGTTATGTACGCCAGCACGTACGCGATTAGCGACAAACGGTTCGCGTTGTTCCTTCGTCTTCACACGTCGGCTTGCGACCGTGCTGCGGCGGTGGCGCTGCTTAAAGAGCTCTTGAGGCTTGTCGCCGGACGAGGTGGAGGTGACGGTGGAGACGTGAAGGATGATAAGGTGAATCTAGCTATTGAGGATCTGATTCCTGAAGGGAAGATGAATAAACCGTTTTGGGCGCGTGGATTTGACGTGCTTGGTTACTCGCTTAATGCGTTTAGGTTTTCGAATTTGAGTTTCGTGAATGCTGATTCTCCTCGAAGCTCTAGGATGGTGAGGCTTCAACTGAATGCAGATGAAACCAAGAATCTGATAGAT GGATGCAAATCAAGAGGAATTAAACTTTGCGCGGCACTTGCAGCAGCTGGAATGATTGCTGCATGGAAATCTAAGCGCTTTTCTGATTATGAATCAGAAAAATATGCTGTAGTAACACTCATTGACTGTCGCCCACTTCTTGATCCAGTACTTTCCAGCAGCCATTGTG GATTTTATCATTCTGCGATATTAAATACCCATGATGTGTGTGGAGAAACCTTATGGGAGTTGGCAAAGAGAAGTTACACATCCTTTGAAAATGCTGTGAACAACAATAAGCATTTCACGGATATGTCTGACCTCAACTTCCTCATGTGCAAGGCCATTGATAACCCTGGTTTGACACCGTCGTCATCTCTTAGAACTGCACTGGTCTCTGTATTTGATGACCTTGTCATTGATGATTCAACTGAAATGCATGAAGAGCTTGGATTGGAAGACTATTTGGGTTGTGCTTCCGCACATGGTGTCGGCCCATCGATAGCCATATTTGATGCCATACGGAATGGAAAGTTGGATTGTGCTTGTATATATCCTTCACCCCTTCATTCAAGAGAGCAGATTCAAGGATTTGTGGATCATATGAAGAGAATACTTGTGGGTGGTTGTAAGAAATAG